One part of the Paenibacillus silvisoli genome encodes these proteins:
- a CDS encoding class I SAM-dependent methyltransferase: MGFLSVLSMAHKLVKERVSQGDTVVDATCGNGVDTLLLAELAGRRGAVYAFDIQAEALERTRDRLAGSSGGGVSAAEKAGAASSGAALHLVHASHADMAAHVAADAHGNVAAVMFNLGYLPGADQTVITTPDGTLAALDAALSLLRPGGIVTVVLYPGHPGGAEEADAVQQWAASLPQAAAQAVLYRMAQKAEAPYLMAIEKR; this comes from the coding sequence GTGGGATTTCTCAGCGTGCTCAGCATGGCCCATAAGCTGGTGAAGGAGCGCGTATCGCAAGGCGACACCGTCGTCGACGCGACTTGCGGCAACGGCGTGGACACGCTGTTGCTGGCGGAGCTGGCCGGCCGGCGGGGCGCGGTGTACGCGTTCGATATTCAAGCGGAAGCGCTGGAGCGGACGCGAGACCGATTAGCCGGAAGCTCCGGCGGCGGCGTTTCGGCGGCGGAAAAGGCCGGCGCAGCGAGCTCGGGCGCAGCGCTCCATCTCGTCCATGCCAGCCATGCGGATATGGCGGCGCATGTCGCCGCGGATGCGCATGGCAACGTAGCGGCGGTCATGTTCAACCTGGGCTACTTGCCCGGCGCGGACCAAACCGTCATTACGACGCCTGACGGCACGCTTGCCGCGCTGGACGCGGCACTGTCGCTGCTGCGCCCCGGCGGCATCGTGACGGTTGTCCTCTACCCCGGTCATCCGGGGGGCGCCGAAGAAGCGGACGCTGTGCAGCAATGGGCGGCTTCGCTCCCGCAGGCAGCGGCGCAAGCCGTGCTGTACCGGATGGCGCAGAAAGCGGAAGCACCTTATTTGATGGCCATCGAGAAAAGGTAA
- a CDS encoding VOC family protein, protein MAVRKLEHIGIMVTNIEKSITFYTEVVGLKHLYTMMHTNNVIRLAFLAGADGQESEIELIEGYDGQLAEEGRTHHVAFTVDDVEAEFKRIQDLGVPLKDTEITTLPNGARYFFFYGPDGEYLEMFQPGSN, encoded by the coding sequence ATGGCAGTTCGCAAGCTTGAGCACATTGGCATTATGGTCACAAACATTGAGAAATCAATTACGTTCTACACCGAGGTTGTCGGCTTGAAGCATCTGTACACGATGATGCACACGAACAACGTCATCCGTCTTGCTTTCCTTGCCGGCGCGGATGGACAAGAATCCGAGATCGAGCTAATCGAAGGCTACGACGGCCAGCTGGCCGAAGAAGGCCGCACGCACCACGTCGCGTTCACAGTCGACGATGTCGAAGCGGAATTCAAACGGATCCAAGACCTTGGCGTTCCGCTGAAGGACACGGAGATTACGACGCTGCCTAACGGCGCGCGCTATTTCTTCTTCTATGGCCCGGACGGCGAGTACCTGGAAATGTTCCAACCCGGCTCGAACTAA
- a CDS encoding TIGR01212 family radical SAM protein (This family includes YhcC from E. coli K-12, an uncharacterized radical SAM protein.), whose product MKVQTRPDAGSLQPRLWSDKRFHTWNYEMREQFGGKVFKVMLDAGFTCPNRDGKIAIGGCTFCSARGSGDFAGSRRDDLVTQFNTIRDLQHQKWPEAQYIGYFQAYTNTYAPVEELREYYEAILAQPGVVGLSIATRPDCLPDDVVDYLAELNERTYLWVEMGLQTVHESTSTLINRAHDTACYEDAVKRLRARGIRVCAHIIYGLPQETHEMMLDSGKAVAAMDVQGIKIHLLHLMRKTPMVKQYEAGLLRFLDQDEYVKLIVDTLELLPPEMIVHRLTGDAPRDLLIGPMWSLKKWEVLNAIDRELADRNTWQGRLWEAK is encoded by the coding sequence ATGAAGGTTCAAACACGGCCGGATGCCGGCTCCCTACAGCCTAGACTGTGGAGCGACAAACGGTTTCATACATGGAATTACGAAATGCGCGAGCAATTCGGCGGCAAAGTGTTCAAAGTCATGCTGGACGCCGGATTTACCTGTCCGAACCGGGACGGCAAAATCGCGATCGGCGGCTGCACGTTCTGCAGCGCGCGAGGCTCGGGCGACTTCGCCGGCAGCCGCAGAGACGACCTCGTCACCCAATTCAATACCATTCGCGACCTGCAGCATCAGAAATGGCCGGAAGCGCAATATATCGGCTACTTCCAGGCTTACACGAACACGTACGCGCCGGTTGAGGAGCTTCGGGAGTATTATGAAGCGATTTTGGCGCAGCCCGGCGTCGTCGGACTGTCGATCGCCACGCGCCCGGATTGCTTGCCGGACGACGTCGTCGATTATTTGGCCGAGCTGAACGAGCGGACTTACTTGTGGGTCGAAATGGGACTCCAAACGGTTCACGAGTCGACCTCCACGCTCATCAACCGCGCCCACGACACGGCGTGCTACGAGGATGCGGTCAAGCGGCTTCGCGCCCGCGGCATCCGCGTTTGCGCGCATATTATTTACGGCCTGCCTCAGGAAACGCATGAAATGATGCTGGACTCCGGCAAAGCGGTTGCCGCCATGGATGTGCAGGGCATTAAGATCCACCTGCTCCATCTCATGCGCAAAACGCCGATGGTCAAGCAATATGAAGCAGGCCTGCTTCGCTTCCTGGACCAAGACGAATACGTCAAGCTGATCGTCGACACGCTGGAGCTGCTGCCGCCGGAAATGATCGTGCACCGGCTGACCGGCGACGCGCCGCGCGATCTGCTCATCGGTCCGATGTGGAGCTTGAAGAAATGGGAAGTGCTGAACGCCATCGACCGCGAGCTGGCGGACCGCAACACCTGGCAAGGCCGCTTGTGGGAGGCGAAGTAA
- a CDS encoding type I phosphomannose isomerase catalytic subunit has product MTQTYPLQFKPEMKERIWGGRALEQFGLELPEGSIGEGWMIGDHPNGTTKVMNGPLAGLGLDEIREKYGRDYFGTKGYVENGRFPLLIKLLDCNDDLSIQVHPNDTYEGLPKGELGKTEMWYILDAKPGAKIIYGLKDGVDRAALASAIEEGRVMDCLQEVPVEAGDAFYIPAGTVHALCAGVVVAEIQQNSDTTYRVFDYNRPGLDGKLRELHVEDSLNVTAYEGAGASRMKTDGIGGNEWLRIAESPYFIVEKGLVREPWQLSTTPESFVILVIAEGTGKLSWDGGSQPVNAGECFLIPANLGGYELDGSMTVLRSVTP; this is encoded by the coding sequence GTGACACAAACTTACCCGCTGCAGTTTAAACCGGAAATGAAAGAACGCATTTGGGGCGGCCGCGCGCTTGAGCAGTTCGGCCTGGAGCTGCCGGAAGGCTCGATCGGCGAAGGCTGGATGATCGGCGATCACCCGAACGGCACGACCAAAGTCATGAACGGCCCGCTTGCCGGCCTCGGTCTGGACGAAATCCGCGAGAAATACGGACGCGACTATTTCGGCACGAAGGGCTATGTGGAGAACGGCCGCTTCCCGCTGCTGATCAAGCTACTGGACTGCAACGACGATCTCTCCATCCAAGTGCATCCGAACGATACGTATGAAGGGCTGCCGAAGGGCGAGCTGGGCAAGACCGAAATGTGGTACATACTCGACGCCAAGCCGGGCGCCAAAATCATTTACGGCCTCAAGGACGGCGTCGACCGCGCCGCGCTTGCTTCCGCGATTGAAGAAGGCCGCGTCATGGACTGCTTGCAGGAAGTGCCGGTTGAAGCCGGGGACGCGTTCTACATCCCTGCCGGAACCGTTCACGCCTTGTGCGCAGGCGTCGTTGTGGCTGAGATTCAGCAAAACTCCGACACGACGTACCGGGTGTTCGACTACAACCGCCCGGGCCTTGACGGCAAGCTGCGCGAGCTTCACGTCGAAGACTCGCTGAACGTAACCGCCTACGAAGGCGCAGGCGCGAGCCGCATGAAGACGGACGGCATCGGCGGCAACGAATGGCTCCGCATCGCGGAATCGCCGTACTTCATCGTCGAAAAAGGGCTTGTGCGCGAGCCTTGGCAGCTGTCGACGACGCCGGAATCGTTCGTCATTCTCGTCATTGCCGAAGGAACGGGCAAGCTCAGCTGGGATGGCGGCTCTCAACCGGTTAATGCCGGCGAGTGCTTCCTCATTCCGGCGAATCTCGGCGGCTACGAGCTGGACGGCAGCATGACCGTGCTTCGCAGCGTAACGCCTTAA